Within Mercenaria mercenaria strain notata chromosome 15, MADL_Memer_1, whole genome shotgun sequence, the genomic segment AGCGGTGCTGTTCCTACAAAGTCTTGAAGTTTTGATTTAACATATCGCCAGAAGGGTTTACAATTGTTTTCTTCAAAGTCTTTTTGTATAGTTTCATTGATATAGTTCACTTCTGCTTTTTTAAATTCACGCTTACAAGCTTCTGATAATATCTAAATTGAGTCCACTGTTTTGTTCTTTTGGCATGTGAATAGAGACGAGCTTTCCTCTTTGTCATACGCTTAAGATGCTTATTGAACCATGGGAcggtgtttctttttttaaatatcttggaTGGAATATGTTTATCCATTATAGTCTGTATATTACATTTCAGAGTATCCCACTTCTCCTGGACGGAGTGTAATTTCATATTGACTATTTCATCAGAGAGATTTTCACACGCTTGATAAATTTCAGTCCAGTTGGCCATAGGAAACAAGTAAATCCTCCTAGGTTTTTGAACATTATAGACTGGTGATATATCTGAATCCGTCACCACCATCGCGTGGTCGCTTATTCCCGGTATACTGGTTGAAGTCTTAGTAAGAGAAGAATTGTTTGTAAATACCAAGTCCAGTATACTTTCCTGGCGAGTAGGTTGATTATGTACCTGGGTAAGACCATGTTTGATGGATATATCAATGAGAGCTTGTTGTACTGCCTTATCAGGCGCGTTAGGTGTAACTTGTAAATTATCCCAATCAATATCCGGGCAATTAAAGTCACCACCAagtataatatgtttatttttcccAGAGTTAGTCAGTTTTTCAAGCGAATTATCAAGTTGAGTTAGGTCGTTTAAATTCCTAAGTGGCAGGTAAAATGATGATAAATACAGGTCTTTCTTGCCCTTCATTTTAACTTTTGCCCATTCGATTTCGCATTCCGTGATTAAATGTACTTGTTCATCCGATACTAGGTCCTTTCTTACCCCGATAAACACTCCACCACCCCGTGACATACGGTCATTTCTATAAAAGTTATAGTTTTCAGGAAAGATTTCACAAGAATTAATAGCATTTCTGGATGGTTCTTTCCCAGGTTTAATGCCTTTAAGCCAAGATTCGGTGCCACATATAATATCTGGTTTAGTATATTCTATGCAAGTTGCTAATTCTTGTTTATGTTCACGAATACTACAACAATTTACTGTTAATAATctcaaatttattttctttggaAGAAAGACATTGTCACTAGGTAGGGTTGATCCACGGGATGAACGACTAGATTTGGTGCGAAATAATGCACTTTGCGATGAGCGTTGAGTTCTAGCATTCGGGCTGCTAGAATGTAACGGGGTGAACGGTTCATTGAATATCAAAGAGTCAATGGTGGTTTCATTTTCTGATAatggaaagaaaatgtttgaagttttCAGTTCATAACTATTAAAAGTAAAGCTATCAATGTTTACACtatcacaaatacaaaaatgCCAAACGACCGATGAATGTTCTAAGTATTCATATTCTTTTGTGTCAATATCTTCGCACGACTTGTTGTGCCATACACTGCATTCATTGCAACACATACCTTTTTGAGACCAAGTAACTGGAAGGCCACAATGTCCACAGGGGAAAATCGACCCATTCTTAGTGCTTGTATTTGATTGTATGTCCCCACACATTAAAATGACTGATATAAGTAGGTATTTATTGTCAATATTTCTAGTCGAGCTGTTCAATTATTTATAAACTATAGCGGTGAAGTTTCCCTTTCCGGTCCGCCGAAATTTCAACAAAGTTCACTTTCTGACATTTAGTACTGGCAACAAAATTTATACATAGACTATTGTAACCTTCAATATGAGGTTTGTTAACTAAATTTAGGATGAATCCTAGCAATGACACGGACGTAAGTAGTATGCAGAAGTTTCCAGACGTCGAAATCTTGGAGGCAGCCATCTTGGTTTTTGGATCGCCTCGTGGTCGAGGGGAGGAAAAACCAGTTAGTTTTACTTCAAAGACCCATAATTAATATTTCACACTTGGCAGGTTTGGTCACCAATGAATACAAACCACTATACACTCAAAAAGTAGTACTAAAAGTTATATTAACtcttcaaaatttaataaaaaacgGAGATTTTTCTCCGTAACAAAAAAACACGACTTCACtcttcgcgcatgcgcactccaCCATCCGCCAGATATATggcactgtttttttttcagttttcataaaactCATCCGTATATGACCCAACGCAAATAAGAACCACACGCGATATATCGTGCTACtatgacttatgtgtttgtccctctctatcaTTTAAATTATATCTTTGTATTAAGACTGTGATCTACAATTTAGGGGTCTTCACTTCAATAAAACCTTGATTTGTTGATACAATATACTGCTCATATAGGCCCTTGTACGAACAACAATGTACCGAGCCATTTGCGACAGTAAGCCTTACCGCCGCACTATCGAGTTTTGGAAAATGTATGCTGCCATACGATTGTTATACGCCCGTGGGCGCGTGCGTCtgcccgtctgtccgtccgtcataattTGAGTCCGGAGTAAAACTTTATAACCACTGAAGGAATTGCCTTTAAACTCGGCATTGCAAGGTAATGATTGCAAATTTGGCTTGTAGGTAGGTAGTAATGAGTGCAGAGAACATGAACCTGGTCTGTAGGTTGAaacaaggtcacaaattgagctcaaacgACAAGTTTGTCCATCATATATATTGTCCGGAGCATACCTGACTTCAAACTTTGGATGTAGGTAGGTTGTGTatagatgatgtgcagagtgcatgaacgaCGGtggtaggtcaaatgtcaatgtcaccgcaaggtcaaatctgcccatcaaATGTCGGGTCCAGTGCATAACTTATTATTAAGggtttttacttgaaattttgaatataagCAGGTTGTGATGACACGATGTGCAAACTGCAACAATCTACACACCCCATAAACCCCAAGCCAATAAATCATTTAGCTTCTTTCCCTTTAGTATCTTGTCACAAAACACACTGTGCTGCATGTAACAAAAGTTTACcaacaatattctgacatttatCACAAGCTGCTATGAACTGATATGAATGGGTGCGTGGAAAGTGTGGATGGTGGGTGGGCCACTTGGTATTATCAGTATGCTACAGAATCGGGAAACCGATTATAGTAATAGACTCTGTTCTGCTTCAGTTATATGGAATGATTGAACTAATTCGCCAAAATGTCGACTTGCAGGTACTACAGTCAAACATGTATTtaagaccacctctgaataaaAACCaccctgtgaataaagaccagcAAGGAGAACACATGTCACAGTTAATTTATGGtagacaacaacaacagcaacaacaacatgACTCTATTCATACAGGTATTTGAAGATACAACATggagtttatgaaaaaaatgtcgACATATATTACAGTCAATCTTGTAAAGGATATTAGTTTTAAACAGACGTTTTTTAACCAAGAAACAGTATAGTTTAAAAAAGATAATGAAGGATGATATAAATAGGATTTGGTTCTCATAAGCCTGACAGGAACTGTTTTGGACGTTTCTTTTGTGAGTTTAAAATATACTAGTAGTACATTACCGGCAGAGTAGTAGACTTGCTcttagactatgatatatctttttacattttatgatagaatgtagtgaactgagccagtctatatcctttGTCTGATATcatctgtgaaaatctctaaaatagactgactTTTGACTCTATGAAATGGAATTAGAGAAAAAGGGGGAAATGTCggaatatatttttatcagtctagtggctattCTAGTAGACTAGCTATTTGAGACAACATAAAGCCCTCTTTCATAAAACAGACCCTGGGTATATAAGCTGCGTTCTTAAAACCTGAATAACGCTTCTCGCTCCGCGTGGAGCTGTATATGAAGGATATGCATACTCAGTTCGCATAAAGCTTCAATTTGCAAATACGGAAAAATAGAACtatcataaaaataattattataaacaagAGTGTCAAACTGACGCACAATACGCTCGTCAAAACAATGGTACTGAAAACACTTTATGGGGCAAATAAAGGACCATAACTTCAAATTGTTGTAGGCAATTTGGCTGTTTAACAAACGACCGAGATATTATGTATATTCACATTATGACCAAATTTGATAAAGATCGGATAATGGCTTTAAACTCAAAGTTCGAGAGCGTACAGTGCTAATTGGGCTAAATTTGGCAATTAAAAGACCATAATTCCAGAGTATCTTGGCAAATCTAACAGATTAACAAAATTAGCCGAGGTATTATGCCTATAAACGTTCTGATCATGTATGGTAAATATTGACTAATAATCAAACCCGAAGCCCACCGCGGGTGATCTAGCTAATAtacttatttgtttatttattctgttgggtttaacgtcgcattgacacaattataggtcatatggcgaccttccagctttggTGCCGGAGGAAGATCCctgatgcccctccgtgcattatttcatcaagagtgGGCACCAAAGTAGAACCAACgtcctttcgtaagccagcttgatggcttcctcacatgaggaattcacgccccgagtgaggctcgaagccACATCGacgaggagcaagtgatttgaagtcagcgtcCATAAcaacttggccacggaggccccctaatATACTTAAAGTAAAGAAATATGATACATAGTTTCTTTAAGATTATGCATTTTATGAAAAGACCTTAGGTTGGTATATATGATTTAATCTAAGGTGATTAAACACCGCTACACGGATGAACACAACCTTTTCAAAAATTCATCAATCTTTAGTCAAATGAAATAGATAAAAACGTAATACAGATAATCACGTATGGCACTGCGGTCGATTTCGTGCACAAGcttgtttactttatttttcttattaaatgTCCCACATCAATAGACAAGTCACCTTCAAAGAAACTGAATTTGCAACAAGGGTTAGCTACGTATGGAATGCCGGTGCGCTATGCCAATTGCAAAATGCGGactgacaaatatttaatgacaaaTGCCAATTACTTTATGCTTAATGcaaaatacttaatgctaaactACTCATCAAAAGAATTACGCCATATACTTTATGGTAAGTgccaaatgtcaaatagctagtgctaattgctaaatgataaacgctaattataaaattctttaacTGTATGAGCTTAGTGATATGTACCTCTTAAAGCAATGGATGTAACTTTTAGCTATTTGAAAACATGCTGTTTTTAGCAATAATATGTTCTACTAAAAATGGGACCGCGGCTGTTTActctaaaatatttagatttttttttaacagagACATAGTTATATGACGAATGCCAATGACTATTTAAAGCATGTATACGTTCGCTGATATATTTAGATCTTTTTTTAGATAGACATTTGGCAGTTTGCATTTCCGATTATTGTTTCGCATTTTGCAATTAACAATTAGAATTTGTCACCCAATTTTTAAGCATTCGGCAAATTGACTTCTAGTCTTTGGCAATTAGCATCGCGCATCTGTCTTCCATATACATGCTAATCAAGAAAGCATTGACCAATCAGCAGTTAACATATACCAATAGACAAAATACCTTTCTGCCGAACATATCAGAGTATTTATATTTCtctaagaattaaaaaaaaaacgaaccaACAACGGTCGCTATCATGGTAATACAGTTCCTTTTAGCTGGTCAGTAATGTGGATTGATGCACTCATTGTCTAAGGCCTGACTATACTAAAGAAACCGGCGTGGGAGTCATCtagtctagtcgcgtaatggcggaca encodes:
- the LOC128548699 gene encoding uncharacterized protein LOC128548699; this translates as MCCNECSVWHNKSCEDIDTKEYEYLEHSSVVWHFCICDSVNIDSFTFNSYELKTSNIFFPLSENETTIDSLIFNEPFTPLHSSSPNARTQRSSQSALFRTKSSRSSRGSTLPSDNVFLPKKINLRLLTVNCCSIREHKQELATCIEYTKPDIICGTESWLKGIKPGKEPSRNAINSCEIFPENYNFYRNDRMSRGGGVFIGVRKDLVSDEQVHLITECEIEWAKVKMKGKKDLYLSSFYLPLRNLNDLTQLDNSLEKLTNSGKNKHIILGGDFNCPDIDWDNLQVTPNAPDKAVQQALIDISIKHGLTQVHNQPTRQESILDLVFTNNSSLTKTSTSIPGISDHAMVVTDSDISPVYNVQKPRRIYLFPMANWTEIYQACENLSDEIVNMKLHSVQEKWDTLKCNIQTIMDKHIPSKIFKKRNTVPWFNKHLKRMTKRKARLYSHAKRTKQWTQFRYYQKLVSVNLKKQK